One window from the genome of Marinobacter sp. es.048 encodes:
- the murU gene encoding N-acetylmuramate alpha-1-phosphate uridylyltransferase MurU yields the protein MKAMILAAGKGERMRPLTLATPKPLLRAAGKPLISYHLDHLRRAGVCEVVINHAWLGDKIEETLGNGEQFGLSIEYSREGEPLETAGGIVRALPLLADDKSDWILVINGDIWSDFDLSQLTPPTEADALLVVTDNPPHHPEGDFHLTDQGRLIGDGPDKLTFTGISLLHRRLFEGLTDRAGKLGPVLRNAMGEGRVKGLYHPGQWVDVGTPERLQALDRQLGNRESESHGGQ from the coding sequence GTGAAGGCCATGATTCTCGCTGCCGGCAAAGGTGAACGCATGCGGCCACTGACGCTGGCCACACCAAAGCCCCTGCTAAGGGCTGCCGGCAAGCCTCTGATCAGCTACCATCTGGACCACCTACGGCGGGCAGGAGTCTGTGAGGTGGTGATCAACCACGCCTGGCTGGGTGACAAGATCGAGGAAACCCTGGGCAATGGCGAGCAGTTCGGACTGTCCATTGAATATTCCCGGGAAGGCGAACCGCTGGAAACCGCCGGCGGCATAGTGCGCGCCCTGCCTCTGCTTGCCGATGACAAGTCTGACTGGATTCTGGTGATCAACGGCGATATCTGGAGCGATTTCGACCTGTCACAACTGACACCGCCGACTGAAGCGGACGCCTTGCTGGTTGTCACCGACAACCCGCCACACCATCCAGAAGGCGACTTTCACCTGACCGATCAGGGACGGCTCATTGGCGACGGGCCGGACAAGTTGACGTTCACCGGCATCAGCCTGTTGCACCGGCGGCTGTTCGAAGGCCTGACTGACCGGGCGGGAAAGCTGGGCCCGGTGCTGCGCAATGCCATGGGCGAAGGCCGCGTGAAAGGCCTTTACCATCCGGGACAATGGGTAGACGTGGGCACCCCGGAACGCCTGCAGGCACTGGACAGGCAACTGGGCAACAGGGAATCCGAGAGCCATGGCGGGCAGTAA
- a CDS encoding DUF3530 family protein codes for MQRFEIYRPGVFWFFILALMSVMPSTTFGQAEGEPAGETGDTAAPASESASRALVWTGTGERSLTQSFPESAVWLELEEGDRALGLFYPEARLPARGAVLVLSDEGETAASGLTGPLAAGLASRGWAVFSLGLESPSPVLSEVLMRPVVEKPATEAGSGEQEASESVMIDVMASEGADDLEARYRSRINQMLQAGLALLVERGYETPAVLGVGRASIHVTNRVLDGADASALVWVAPEFYPVDRSDLPERLASLGMDLLELYPSGLVDDKSDWSIGMRLRRAGMSGFERQPIPWVSPAPESLGDGVASRVAAWLEFRER; via the coding sequence GTGCAGAGATTCGAGATTTACCGGCCCGGCGTGTTCTGGTTTTTCATCCTGGCGCTGATGTCTGTCATGCCGTCCACCACCTTCGGGCAGGCGGAGGGTGAGCCGGCCGGCGAGACGGGAGACACGGCGGCGCCGGCTTCGGAGTCTGCGAGTCGGGCCCTGGTCTGGACGGGCACCGGCGAACGCTCCCTGACCCAGAGCTTTCCCGAGTCAGCGGTATGGCTGGAGCTTGAGGAGGGCGACCGGGCGCTTGGGCTGTTCTATCCGGAAGCCAGGTTGCCGGCCCGCGGCGCGGTGCTGGTTCTGTCAGATGAAGGCGAAACTGCTGCTTCCGGGTTGACCGGGCCACTGGCGGCGGGGCTGGCTTCCCGGGGCTGGGCCGTATTCTCGCTGGGTCTGGAGTCGCCCTCGCCGGTTCTGAGTGAGGTCCTGATGCGGCCGGTGGTCGAGAAGCCGGCGACTGAAGCGGGCTCGGGTGAACAGGAAGCATCAGAATCGGTAATGATCGATGTCATGGCTTCCGAGGGTGCCGATGATCTTGAGGCGCGCTACAGAAGCCGGATCAACCAGATGCTCCAGGCAGGGCTGGCCCTGCTGGTTGAGCGGGGCTATGAAACACCGGCTGTTCTCGGTGTCGGGCGAGCCAGTATACACGTGACCAACCGGGTATTGGATGGCGCCGATGCCTCTGCGCTTGTCTGGGTGGCTCCCGAGTTTTATCCCGTTGACCGGTCAGATCTGCCGGAACGTCTGGCATCGCTGGGCATGGACCTGCTGGAGCTGTATCCCTCCGGACTCGTTGATGATAAATCGGACTGGAGTATTGGCATGAGGTTGCGTCGGGCCGGGATGAGTGGTTTCGAGCGACAACCGATTCCCTGGGTCAGTCCTGCGCCTGAGTCTCTGGGCGATGGCGTGGCCAGTCGTGTTGCCGCCTGGCTGGAATTCCGCGAGCGTTAG
- a CDS encoding aminoglycoside phosphotransferase family protein: MDTRLQLLTNWVRQFPGFEQSEAEPVSGDASFRRYFRVWPHANQATAPGDGVPFIVMDAPPEHEDCEPFVAIARHWHQQGIAVPNIVQADLKQGFLLLEDFGDQLMLGQLNNDSADQLYRNALEELTLIARQTSPRDYPLPPYDATLLEREMALFPDWLLEQHLGMSLENSERALLDTTFSMLRESALAQPEVTVHRDYHSRNLLVRPNQPPPGVIDFQDAVAGPVTYDVVSLLKDCYIQWPEERICEWLEDYRQSSLDAGLHRADRETFRQWFELMGMQRHLKAAGIFARLSIRDGKHGYLKDIPRTVQYLIVASSRQPALRHFHEWLSDMVMPRIEASIGPAPGQEHLPQ; encoded by the coding sequence ATGGACACCCGCCTGCAGTTGCTGACCAACTGGGTCAGACAGTTCCCCGGCTTCGAACAGAGCGAAGCCGAACCTGTTTCCGGCGATGCCAGTTTTCGCCGCTATTTCCGGGTCTGGCCGCACGCCAATCAGGCGACGGCTCCCGGTGACGGCGTGCCGTTTATCGTTATGGATGCGCCCCCGGAACATGAAGACTGCGAACCCTTCGTGGCCATCGCACGGCACTGGCACCAGCAGGGCATTGCCGTGCCGAACATTGTCCAGGCCGATCTGAAACAGGGCTTCCTGCTGCTGGAGGATTTTGGTGACCAGCTGATGCTTGGCCAGTTGAACAACGACTCCGCAGACCAGCTCTACCGGAACGCCCTGGAGGAGCTGACCCTGATTGCCCGCCAGACTTCACCCAGGGATTACCCGCTACCACCCTACGATGCCACCCTGCTCGAGCGGGAAATGGCGCTGTTTCCGGACTGGCTGCTGGAGCAGCATCTGGGCATGAGCCTTGAAAACAGCGAGCGGGCTCTGCTGGACACCACCTTTTCCATGCTGCGGGAAAGCGCTCTGGCGCAACCGGAAGTGACGGTTCATCGGGACTACCATTCCCGAAACCTTCTGGTTCGCCCGAATCAACCGCCCCCGGGTGTCATCGATTTCCAGGACGCGGTTGCCGGGCCGGTCACCTACGATGTGGTCTCGCTGCTGAAGGACTGCTACATCCAATGGCCGGAGGAACGCATCTGCGAGTGGCTGGAAGACTACCGCCAGAGCAGTCTCGATGCGGGCCTACACCGCGCCGACCGGGAGACCTTCCGACAGTGGTTTGAACTGATGGGCATGCAGCGGCACCTGAAGGCCGCCGGGATTTTCGCCCGGCTGTCGATCCGCGATGGCAAGCACGGCTACCTCAAGGATATTCCCCGAACCGTTCAGTACCTGATCGTTGCCAGCAGCCGGCAGCCGGCCCTTCGCCACTTCCACGAATGGCTCAGCGATATGGTTATGCCCCGGATCGAGGCGAGCATCGGCCCGGCCCCGGGTCAGGAGCACCTGCCCCAGTGA
- the rpe gene encoding ribulose-phosphate 3-epimerase: MNPYLIAPSILSADFARLGEEVDNVLAAGADVVHFDVMDNHYVPNLTIGPMVCEALRKHGVTAPIDVHLMVSPVDDLIRKFIDAGASYITFHPEATNHIDRSLQLIRDGGCQAGLVFNPATPLHYMDHVMDKLDMVLMMSVNPGFGGQKFIPGTLDKLREARKRIDASNYNIRLEIDGGVKTENIREIAEAGADTFVAGSAIFNTDDYKTTIDAMREELEQARRVISQ; encoded by the coding sequence ATGAATCCTTACCTGATTGCCCCATCCATCCTGTCTGCCGATTTTGCCCGCCTTGGCGAGGAAGTCGACAACGTACTGGCCGCCGGCGCCGATGTCGTGCACTTTGATGTGATGGACAATCACTATGTACCCAATCTCACCATTGGCCCCATGGTCTGCGAGGCGCTGCGCAAGCATGGCGTGACCGCCCCCATCGATGTACACCTGATGGTATCGCCGGTCGACGATCTCATACGTAAGTTTATCGACGCCGGGGCCAGTTACATTACCTTCCACCCGGAAGCGACCAACCACATTGACCGTTCATTGCAATTGATTCGCGACGGCGGCTGCCAGGCAGGCCTGGTGTTCAATCCGGCCACGCCACTGCATTACATGGATCATGTGATGGACAAGCTGGACATGGTGCTGATGATGTCGGTAAACCCCGGCTTTGGTGGCCAGAAGTTCATTCCCGGCACCCTCGACAAGCTCCGGGAAGCCCGCAAGCGCATTGATGCCAGCAACTACAATATCCGCCTGGAAATCGATGGTGGCGTGAAGACCGAGAACATTCGGGAAATCGCCGAGGCCGGTGCCGACACCTTCGTGGCGGGGTCTGCCATCTTTAACACCGACGACTACAAAACCACCATAGATGCTATGCGCGAAGAACTGGAGCAGGCCCGCAGGGTGATCAGCCAATGA
- a CDS encoding DnaJ domain-containing protein yields the protein MAGSNRQPALPARMEAEFSSLMRELSACGHQAPALIERARLPRWCGHSLFFFLGYIAKADGRVTEADIGYAESLIKAMRLSKRQRRRAIGWFQQGKSAGQLPFIRGLAMRLSHRLWPAPALKTAICLCHASQLNGRPGKPRRYRCEDAIDQIGLPVRISEDIFDSYASKVWIRHSENLSRPTSYQQACELLGVTRRDSLEVIKRAYRKKISECHPDKLAQQQVSDRDRSLAKERLLHYQQAWELIKRHNTLRP from the coding sequence ATGGCGGGCAGTAACAGGCAACCGGCGCTGCCGGCCCGGATGGAAGCCGAGTTCTCCAGCCTGATGCGGGAACTTTCGGCCTGTGGTCATCAGGCCCCTGCGCTGATCGAGCGCGCACGCCTGCCCCGCTGGTGCGGACATTCTCTGTTTTTCTTCCTCGGCTATATCGCCAAGGCAGACGGACGGGTGACCGAGGCCGACATTGGCTATGCCGAATCGCTGATCAAGGCCATGAGGCTGTCGAAACGCCAGCGCAGACGGGCCATTGGCTGGTTCCAGCAGGGCAAGTCGGCCGGGCAGCTGCCGTTTATCCGTGGGCTGGCCATGCGCCTTTCCCACCGTCTCTGGCCAGCTCCCGCGTTGAAAACCGCCATCTGTCTCTGCCACGCCAGCCAGCTTAACGGCCGCCCCGGCAAACCCAGACGTTATCGCTGTGAGGACGCCATTGACCAGATTGGTCTGCCGGTAAGAATCAGCGAGGACATTTTCGACAGTTATGCCAGCAAGGTCTGGATCCGGCACAGCGAGAACCTTTCCAGACCCACCAGCTATCAGCAGGCCTGTGAACTTCTAGGGGTTACCCGCCGGGATTCCCTGGAAGTGATCAAACGGGCCTATCGCAAGAAGATATCCGAGTGCCACCCGGACAAGCTTGCCCAACAGCAGGTCAGTGACCGCGACCGAAGCCTGGCCAAGGAACGCCTGCTCCACTACCAACAGGCCTGGGAACTGATAAAGCGCCACAACACCCTCCGCCCCTAA
- a CDS encoding phosphoglycolate phosphatase, whose amino-acid sequence MSLAGLFNPRWPGVALFDLDGTLVDSAPDLAAAVDQMLEHLGRSPAGIDRVRNWVGNGASVLVRRALAGQVDWEPAKPKDDALFKDALAIFYHAYGTINGQHSVVYAGVEACLTHLKNQGCRLGIVTNKPEQFVAPLLEQMGLDHWFDLTVGGDTLPVKKPDPAPLLYAMENLGGTRGTTVMVGDSGADINAALAAGIPCVAVRYGYNYGPAVDTLGADAVVDSLAELL is encoded by the coding sequence ATGAGTCTGGCGGGTTTGTTCAACCCTCGCTGGCCGGGCGTTGCCCTGTTCGATCTCGACGGCACCCTGGTGGACAGCGCCCCGGATCTGGCAGCGGCCGTGGATCAGATGCTGGAGCATCTGGGGCGTTCACCGGCGGGAATTGATCGGGTACGGAACTGGGTAGGCAACGGCGCCAGCGTTCTGGTGCGCCGGGCGCTGGCCGGCCAAGTGGACTGGGAACCGGCGAAGCCGAAAGACGATGCCCTTTTCAAGGATGCCCTGGCGATTTTCTATCACGCCTACGGCACCATCAACGGGCAGCATTCAGTGGTCTATGCCGGTGTCGAGGCCTGCCTCACGCATCTGAAGAATCAGGGCTGCAGACTGGGTATCGTCACCAACAAGCCGGAACAGTTCGTGGCGCCTCTGCTGGAACAGATGGGGCTGGACCACTGGTTTGATCTGACCGTGGGCGGTGACACCCTGCCGGTCAAGAAACCCGATCCGGCCCCCCTGCTTTATGCCATGGAAAACCTGGGCGGAACCCGGGGAACCACGGTGATGGTGGGCGACTCCGGGGCGGATATTAATGCCGCACTGGCAGCAGGCATTCCCTGCGTAGCGGTCCGTTACGGCTACAACTACGGACCCGCAGTGGATACCCTCGGTGCCGATGCGGTTGTTGATTCGCTGGCCGAGCTTTTGTAA
- a CDS encoding peptidylprolyl isomerase, with product MKATLRHGVQALLVLLAVLAPLSVQAERKLLDQVVAIVDEDVILQTELEARISTITSRLSAQGTALPPRQVLEERVLDQLITESIQMQMADRAGMRISDNELNETMANIADRNGMSLAQFENQLEAEGVSYNQAREQIRKEMLTSRVQQRQVGNRVRVTDREVENYLESLEARGGNNAQYRLAYIFVSVDDPSDEAEVDAARGKAERLRNEIASGRDFREVAVAESDASNALEGGDMGWRAEGQLPSLVAPVVPELPVGEPSEVLENNSGFHLVMVMDKRGGEQQQMIQQHRVRHILVRPSEATTDNQAETLIRDLYQQLQNGASFSALAREYSDDPVSGSDGGNLGWVSPGQMVPAFEQAMLDADIGELRGPFRSQFGWHILQVQERRQKDISGDVRDAEARQAIYRRKFETELQNWLQEIRDEAFIEFKGEYAKDEPADEEPVS from the coding sequence ATGAAGGCGACCCTTCGCCATGGTGTACAAGCGTTACTGGTTCTTCTTGCCGTTCTGGCCCCGTTGTCTGTTCAGGCCGAGCGAAAGCTGCTGGACCAGGTAGTGGCCATCGTCGACGAGGATGTCATCCTGCAGACCGAGCTGGAGGCGCGAATCAGTACCATTACAAGCAGGCTCAGTGCACAGGGCACGGCGCTGCCGCCGAGGCAGGTCCTGGAAGAACGGGTGCTTGACCAACTGATTACCGAATCGATCCAGATGCAGATGGCGGACCGTGCTGGAATGCGTATCAGCGATAACGAGCTGAATGAGACCATGGCCAACATTGCCGACCGCAATGGCATGAGCCTGGCGCAGTTTGAAAACCAGCTCGAAGCCGAAGGCGTGTCCTACAACCAGGCCCGCGAACAGATCCGCAAGGAGATGCTGACCAGCCGGGTTCAGCAGCGCCAGGTCGGCAACCGGGTTCGGGTGACCGATCGGGAAGTTGAAAATTATCTGGAGAGTCTGGAAGCCCGTGGGGGCAATAACGCCCAGTACAGGTTGGCGTACATTTTTGTGAGCGTTGATGACCCGTCCGACGAGGCGGAGGTGGATGCGGCTCGGGGAAAAGCTGAGCGTCTGCGCAACGAGATTGCCAGTGGTCGTGATTTCCGCGAGGTGGCTGTTGCCGAGTCTGATGCCAGTAACGCCCTGGAAGGTGGGGATATGGGCTGGCGGGCCGAAGGCCAGCTGCCGTCTCTGGTCGCCCCGGTTGTGCCGGAGCTGCCGGTGGGTGAGCCGTCGGAAGTTCTGGAAAACAACAGCGGCTTCCACCTGGTGATGGTTATGGACAAGCGCGGCGGTGAGCAGCAGCAGATGATCCAGCAGCATCGTGTCCGTCACATCCTGGTCCGGCCCTCCGAGGCAACCACCGACAACCAGGCCGAGACCTTGATCCGCGACCTTTACCAACAGCTTCAGAACGGAGCCAGCTTCAGTGCCCTGGCCAGGGAGTATTCTGACGATCCGGTGTCCGGTTCCGACGGCGGGAATCTGGGCTGGGTAAGCCCGGGTCAGATGGTGCCGGCGTTTGAACAGGCCATGCTGGATGCCGACATTGGCGAGTTGCGCGGGCCGTTCCGTTCCCAGTTTGGCTGGCACATCCTGCAAGTCCAGGAGCGCCGCCAGAAAGACATTAGCGGCGATGTGCGCGACGCCGAAGCCCGCCAGGCCATCTATCGGCGCAAGTTTGAAACCGAATTGCAGAACTGGCTTCAGGAGATCCGTGATGAGGCCTTTATCGAGTTCAAGGGCGAGTACGCCAAGGACGAGCCTGCAGACGAAGAGCCGGTATCCTGA
- a CDS encoding LPS-assembly protein LptD — translation MLLAALLGLVGAAGHAQTAPSAAEIDWRPRAELPTEVRSSLPLFCDGGYLPSGRSNGVDSAFANGADAEQPLEARGLNARYEIDRELFLQGDVRIRQGGFQVTGSEARYSQQQGAVSVQGPLVSRGEGFLLTGENANYDVDTGRLDINTATFLLHGPEMRGSAGSLARISEEQVVIEDGFLTTCGPRQNDWAIVASDIRLDRAQGFGTAKHVRLEVLDVPVFYWPWASFPIDDRRKSGFLYPQFGSSSAGSGGFLAVPYYFNLAPHYDATLMPQYIHGRGLFNEVEGRYLSSLGETTLQLGYIGNDSAFQEENPGESGERWALDATTRAAFGLGWRGYGDFSAVSDEDYLSDLNRSLEINQATHLQRKGGVTYRSDQQYFDAYLNDYQTISDRIADVDKPYAQLPEVIYAGQTGAGIVEASLESQYTVFYRDNEALTGLDRANGQRFRARPELALPMRALWGFSRPSVSVDYTRYDLEDYTLGDGTFDRTVPVAEWDNGLYFDRQSSLFDVPYNQTLEPRLYYAWADADPDQNDIPDFDTDLQTFRFEQLFRPDRFTGGDRVGDANQLTVALTSRFNDLLTGSERARFSIGQVQYFEDREVTLFGEGAGTRSRSPLAGEVVLNPFDTLEIRSSGLWDPDTGDTEEGRSQLTFHSRDYRYLASVGHTYSRDELEQSDIAAVFPVSDRVSLIGRWVYDSELDRTVGSLAGLEYNNCCWSVQVVHQNYLTDDRELESRILFQIQLKGLGGSDGASSSISEALYGFDERERRRFGTP, via the coding sequence TTGTTGCTGGCCGCGCTTCTGGGTTTGGTGGGGGCGGCAGGTCACGCTCAGACAGCACCATCAGCGGCGGAAATTGACTGGCGGCCCAGGGCGGAACTGCCAACCGAGGTGCGGTCTTCGTTGCCCCTGTTCTGTGACGGTGGTTATTTGCCGTCCGGTAGAAGCAATGGCGTTGACAGTGCGTTTGCCAATGGCGCTGATGCCGAACAACCGCTGGAGGCTAGAGGCCTGAATGCCCGGTATGAAATTGACCGCGAGTTGTTTCTCCAGGGCGATGTCCGGATCCGCCAGGGTGGCTTCCAGGTAACCGGTTCAGAAGCCCGTTACAGCCAGCAGCAGGGCGCAGTGTCGGTTCAGGGGCCACTGGTCAGTCGAGGCGAGGGCTTCCTCCTGACCGGTGAGAACGCGAATTATGATGTGGATACCGGCCGCCTGGATATCAACACCGCGACGTTTCTTCTGCACGGCCCCGAAATGCGCGGTAGCGCCGGCAGCCTGGCACGTATCAGCGAGGAGCAGGTCGTCATTGAAGATGGCTTTCTGACCACCTGCGGCCCCAGACAGAATGACTGGGCCATCGTTGCCTCGGATATCAGGCTGGATCGGGCGCAAGGATTCGGTACCGCCAAACACGTTCGATTGGAAGTCCTGGATGTGCCGGTGTTCTACTGGCCGTGGGCGAGCTTTCCCATTGATGATCGCCGCAAGTCCGGTTTCCTATACCCGCAGTTCGGCTCTTCCAGTGCCGGCAGCGGCGGCTTTCTCGCCGTGCCCTATTACTTCAACCTGGCACCCCATTACGACGCGACGCTGATGCCCCAGTACATTCATGGCCGTGGCCTGTTCAACGAAGTCGAAGGCCGGTACCTCAGCTCTCTCGGGGAAACTACCCTGCAGCTTGGGTACATCGGCAATGATTCGGCGTTCCAGGAAGAAAATCCCGGTGAATCCGGTGAGCGCTGGGCCCTGGATGCCACGACCCGGGCTGCCTTCGGCCTTGGCTGGCGGGGCTATGGGGATTTTTCCGCGGTGAGCGATGAGGACTATCTCAGCGACCTGAACCGCAGCCTGGAGATCAATCAGGCAACCCACCTGCAGAGAAAAGGCGGGGTGACCTACCGAAGCGATCAGCAGTATTTCGATGCCTACCTCAATGATTACCAGACCATCAGTGACCGCATCGCTGATGTGGACAAGCCCTATGCCCAGTTGCCAGAAGTGATCTACGCAGGCCAGACTGGTGCGGGGATTGTCGAGGCCAGCCTGGAAAGCCAGTACACGGTGTTTTACCGGGATAACGAAGCACTCACCGGTCTGGACCGGGCCAACGGCCAGCGTTTCCGTGCCCGACCGGAACTGGCGTTGCCAATGCGGGCATTGTGGGGTTTCAGCCGGCCTTCGGTGAGCGTGGATTACACCCGCTATGATCTGGAGGACTACACACTGGGCGATGGCACCTTTGACCGTACTGTGCCGGTTGCCGAATGGGATAACGGGTTGTATTTCGACCGACAGAGCAGCCTGTTTGATGTGCCTTACAACCAGACTCTGGAGCCCCGGCTCTATTACGCCTGGGCCGATGCCGATCCGGATCAGAACGACATTCCGGATTTCGACACCGACCTCCAGACCTTTCGTTTTGAGCAACTGTTTCGCCCGGACCGCTTCACCGGAGGTGACCGGGTAGGCGATGCCAACCAGTTGACCGTTGCCCTGACCAGCCGTTTCAATGACCTGCTCACTGGTTCCGAGCGTGCCCGGTTCAGTATTGGTCAGGTCCAGTATTTTGAGGATCGCGAGGTGACCCTGTTTGGCGAGGGTGCCGGTACCCGGAGCCGTTCTCCGCTGGCGGGTGAAGTCGTGCTTAACCCGTTTGATACCCTTGAGATCCGCTCCTCCGGCCTGTGGGATCCCGACACCGGCGATACCGAAGAGGGCCGGAGCCAGTTGACCTTTCACTCCAGGGACTACCGGTACCTGGCCAGTGTGGGGCACACCTACAGCCGGGACGAACTGGAACAGTCGGATATTGCGGCGGTTTTCCCGGTGTCGGACCGTGTTAGTCTGATCGGCCGCTGGGTCTATGATTCGGAACTTGACCGAACCGTCGGATCCCTGGCCGGGCTCGAATACAATAACTGTTGCTGGAGTGTTCAAGTGGTTCACCAGAACTACCTGACCGACGACCGGGAGCTTGAAAGCCGCATACTGTTCCAGATTCAGCTGAAGGGCCTCGGTGGCAGCGATGGTGCCTCATCAAGTATTTCCGAGGCCCTTTACGGTTTTGATGAAAGGGAGCGTCGTCGTTTTGGAACTCCCTGA
- the trpE gene encoding anthranilate synthase component I: MTPEQFAELADAGFNRIPVYREVLADLDTPLSTYLKLASGPYSYLFESVQGGEKWGRYSIIGLPSHEVLKVFDHRVEISRGGEVVETEEVDDPLAFVETYQKRFHAPDLDELPRFNGGLVGYFGYDTVRYIEKRLRKSCPPDKIGTPDILLMVSNEIVVFDNLRGKLHLIVHADPAIEGAFEKAQSRIDQLENHLHRQTADAPRTPEHLRGKAVDESDFISGFSQDKFEAAVDKIKGYVLDGDVMQTVISQRMSIPFEAPPLNLYRSLRVLNPSPYMYFLDLGDFHIVGSSPEILARVEDEEVTVRPIAGTRKRGATDAEDKALEAELLADPKEIAEHLMLIDLGRNDAGRVSETGTVRLTDKMIVERYSHVMHIVSNVTGRLKDNTSCLDVLRATLPAGTLSGAPKIRAMEIIDELEPVKRGVYGGAVGYLSFNGNMDTAIAIRTAVIKDNTLHIQAGAGVVADSVPRLEWKETMNKGRAIFRAVAMTYYDFDH, from the coding sequence ATGACCCCCGAGCAATTCGCCGAGCTCGCCGACGCCGGCTTTAACCGCATCCCCGTATACCGCGAGGTTCTGGCCGATCTCGACACGCCTCTGAGCACCTACCTCAAACTCGCCAGCGGACCCTATTCCTACCTGTTCGAATCCGTTCAGGGCGGGGAGAAATGGGGCCGGTATTCGATCATCGGCCTGCCCAGTCACGAAGTGCTGAAGGTCTTCGACCACCGGGTGGAGATCAGCCGCGGCGGCGAGGTTGTCGAAACCGAGGAAGTGGACGATCCGCTGGCCTTTGTCGAGACCTATCAGAAACGCTTCCATGCACCGGATCTGGACGAGCTGCCCCGGTTTAACGGCGGCCTGGTGGGCTACTTCGGCTACGACACCGTGCGCTACATAGAAAAACGGCTGCGCAAGAGCTGTCCGCCGGACAAAATCGGCACGCCGGACATCCTGTTGATGGTGTCCAACGAGATCGTAGTGTTCGACAACCTTCGGGGCAAGCTGCATCTGATTGTCCATGCCGATCCGGCCATTGAGGGCGCCTTCGAAAAGGCACAGAGCCGCATTGATCAGCTGGAGAACCATCTGCACCGACAAACCGCTGACGCGCCCCGCACCCCAGAACACCTGCGCGGCAAGGCCGTGGACGAGAGCGACTTCATCTCCGGCTTTAGCCAGGACAAATTCGAAGCCGCGGTAGACAAGATCAAGGGCTACGTGCTCGACGGCGATGTGATGCAGACGGTGATCTCCCAGCGTATGTCGATTCCCTTCGAGGCACCGCCGCTGAACCTGTACCGGTCGCTTCGGGTGCTGAATCCTTCCCCCTACATGTATTTCCTGGATCTGGGTGACTTCCACATCGTGGGTTCCTCCCCGGAAATCCTGGCCCGGGTGGAAGACGAGGAAGTGACGGTTCGACCGATCGCCGGCACCCGAAAGCGGGGCGCCACCGATGCCGAGGACAAGGCGCTGGAAGCAGAACTGCTGGCTGATCCGAAAGAAATTGCCGAGCATCTGATGCTGATCGACCTGGGCCGTAACGATGCCGGCCGGGTGTCGGAAACCGGCACAGTCCGGCTGACCGACAAGATGATCGTGGAGCGCTACTCCCACGTGATGCACATTGTTTCCAACGTCACCGGCCGGCTGAAAGACAACACCAGTTGCCTGGATGTGCTGCGGGCCACCCTGCCTGCAGGCACCCTCAGTGGTGCGCCCAAGATCCGGGCCATGGAGATTATCGACGAGCTGGAGCCGGTCAAGCGTGGGGTCTACGGCGGCGCCGTAGGCTACCTGTCCTTCAACGGCAACATGGATACCGCCATTGCCATCCGTACCGCTGTGATCAAGGACAACACCCTGCACATCCAGGCCGGCGCAGGCGTAGTGGCCGATTCGGTGCCCCGCCTCGAGTGGAAGGAAACCATGAACAAGGGCCGTGCGATTTTCCGCGCGGTGGCCATGACGTACTATGATTTTGACCACTGA